The Oreochromis niloticus isolate F11D_XX linkage group LG2, O_niloticus_UMD_NMBU, whole genome shotgun sequence genome includes a region encoding these proteins:
- the LOC109194874 gene encoding LOW QUALITY PROTEIN: trichohyalin (The sequence of the model RefSeq protein was modified relative to this genomic sequence to represent the inferred CDS: deleted 2 bases in 1 codon) has translation MSQKKQERQEADPSSIPWYESLDPYMSSLPWDEQVELEEKRLEEMENENLMNREKIKILTEENERKSAELEKLSYQLQERKSIIEEKQWALQDKKNHKLQEKLDGALEKIQDLLQKEKKESIKGDKMLKKNQELQEKLDGALEKIQDLLQKEKKESIKQENMVKKNQELQEKLDEALEKLEEIHQEEKQQSTQQRDLQSKLQAMEEKYKALQVKRDKTLHKSQQLLQDKKQMEMKQKEMDSKLDEMEEKHRLLQIKLEKTVHKNKEFIQEREQQEMLEKETDSKLEVLEEKLKMLQITHEETLLKNKEMLHEKDQQKIQKEEMDCKLRNIEKQNEGLQVMLDEALERNKEFLHKKDQQKIQKEEMDCKLRYIKKQNEGLQVMLDEALERNKEFLHKIDQQKIQKEEMDCKLRNIEKQNEGLQVMLEEALERNKEILQDKKQEPVEQRDLQSKLQAMEEKYKALQVKHDKTLRKSQQLLQDKKQMEMKQKEMDSKLDEMEEKHRLLQVRLDKKVHRNKEFVQEREQQGMLEKETDRKFEVLEEKCKILQITLEETLLKNKELLHEKDQQKIQKEEMDCKLRNIEKQNEGLQVILDEALEKNKEILQDKKQEPVEQRDLQSKLQAMEEKYKALQVKHDKTLHKSQQLLQDKKQMEMKQKEMDSKLDEMEEKHRLLQVRLDKKVHRNKEFVQEREQQGMLEKETDRKFEVLEEKCKMLQITLEETLLKNKELLHEKDQQKIQKEEMDCKLRNIEKQNEGLQVMLEEALERNKEILQDKKQEPVEQRDLQSKLQAMEEKYKALQVKHDKTLRKSQQLLQDKKQMEMKQKEMDSKLDEMEEKHRLLQVRLDKKCTEIKSSFKRESNKECSRKKRTANLKSWRKNAKCSKTLEETLLKNKELLHEKDQQKIQKEEMDCKLRNIEKQNEGLQVILDEALEKNKEILQDKKQEPVEQRDLQSKLQAMEEKYKALQVKHDKTLHKSQQLLQDKKQMEMKQKEMDSKLDEMEEKHRLLQIRLDKKVHGNKEVLQEKDQQKIQQEEEKLNLQKKNQALQELYNETKYKTTVLEGEKKQLEKQCSAMQSSINEMLRKNSELEELSKILKYKNTEIQVQKQEQQKTHKDLQCRLQEIQKRNQQLEDMHTDVHKAKGIEEATVKELKDKLKEKQEQLEDMVKRCSKLEKENTETMDELKTLIIEKKVLMEEYLKKKKKRFHWFWRRNTAASHLM, from the exons ATGTCTcagaaaaagcaagaaagaCAAGAAGCTGACCCCAGCTCTATTCCATGGTATGAGTCCCTAGACCCTTATATGAGCTCTCTTCCTTGGGATGAACAGGTAGAATTAGAGGAAAAGCGATTGGAAGAAATGGAGAATGAAAATCTCATGAACAGAGAAAAGATTAAGATCCTGacagaagaaaatgagagaaagagcGCTGAATTAGAAAAATTATCCTACCAGCTTCAGGAAAGGAAAAGTATTATTGAGGAGAAACAATGGGCTCTCCAAGATAAGAAGAATCACAAGCTCCAAGAAAAGCTTGATGGAGCTCTGGAAAAAATTCAAGATCTGctccaaaaggagaaaaaagagagcattAAAGGGGATAAAATGCTCAAGAAGAATCAGGAGCTCCAAGAAAAGCTTGATGGAGCTCTGGAAAAAATTCAAGATCTGctccaaaaggagaaaaaagagagcataaaacaggaaaacatggTCAAGAAGAATCAGGAGCTCCAAGAGAAGCTTGACGAAGCTCTGGAAAAACTGGAAGAAATCCACCAAGAAGAGAAGCAACAGTCCACACAGCAGAGAGACCTGCAGAGCAAACTCCAAGccatggaggaaaaatacaaaGCGCTGCAGGTGAAACGTGATAAAACTCTGCACAAAAgtcaacagttgcttcaagacaagaagcaaatggaaatgaaacagaaagaaatggacTCCAAGCTTgacgagatggaggaaaaacacagattGCTCCAAATCAAGCTTGAGAAAacagtgcacaaaaacaaagagttcATTCAAGAGAGAGAGCAACAAGAAATGCTCGAGAAAGAAACAGACTCCAAGCTTGAAGTCTTggaggaaaaactgaaaatgctgcaaATAACTCATGaggaaacactgctcaaaaataaAGAGATGCTTCATGAGAAAgaccaacagaaaatacaaaaggaaGAAATGGATTGCAAGCTGAGGAACAtcgagaaacaaaatgaaggctTGCAAGTAatgcttgatgaagctctggagagaaataaagagtttCTTCACAAGAAAgaccaacagaaaatacaaaaggaaGAAATGGACTGCAAGCTGAGGTACATCAAGAAACAGAATGAAGGCTTGCAAGTAatgcttgatgaagctctggagagaaataaagagtttCTTCACAAGATAgaccaacagaaaatacaaaaggaaGAAATGGATTGCAAGCTGAGGAACATCGAGAAGCAAAATGAAGGCTTGCAAGTAATGCTTGAAGAAGCTCTGGAGAGAAATAAGGAGATCCTCCAAGACAAGAAACAAGAGCCCGTAGAGCAGAGAGACCTGCAGAGCAAACTCCAAGccatggaggaaaaatacaaaGCTCTGCAGGTGAAGCATGACAAAACTCTGCGCAAAAgtcaacagttgcttcaagacaagaagcaaatggaaatgaaacagaaagaaatggacTCCAAGCTTgacgagatggaggaaaaacacagattGCTTCAAGTCAGGCTCGATAAAAAAGTGCACAGAAATAAAGAGTTCGTTCAAGAGAGAGAGCAACAAGGAATGCTCGAGAAAGAAACGGACCGCAAGTTTGAAGTCTTGgaggaaaaatgcaaaatactCCAAATAACTCTTGaggaaacactgctcaaaaataaAGAGTTGCTTCACGAGAAAgaccaacagaaaatacaaaaggaaGAAATGGATTGCAAGCTGAGGAACAtcgagaaacaaaatgaaggctTGCAAGTAATACTCGATGAAGCTCtggagaaaaataaagagaTCCTCCAAGACAAGAAACAAGAGCCCGTAGAGCAGAGAGACCTGCAGAGCAAACTCCAAGccatggaggaaaaatacaaaGCTCTGCAGGTGAAGCATGACAAAACTCTGCACAAAAgtcaacagttgcttcaagacaAGAAGCAAATGGAAATGAAACAGAAGGAAATGGACTCCAAGCTTgacgagatggaggaaaaacacagattGCTTCAAGTCAGGCTTGATAAAAAAGTGCACAGAAATAAAGAGTTCGTTCAAGAGAGAGAGCAACAAGGAATGCTCGAGAAAGAAACGGACCGCAAGTTTGAAGTCTTGgaggaaaaatgcaaaatgctccAAATAACTCTTGaggaaacactgctcaaaaataaAGAGTTGCTTCACGAGAAAgaccaacagaaaatacaaaaggaaGAAATGGATTGCAAGCTGAGGAACATCGAGAAGCAAAATGAAGGCTTGCAAGTAATGCTTGAAGAAGCTCTGGAGAGAAATAAGGAGATCCTCCAAGACAAGAAACAAGAGCCCGTAGAGCAGAGAGACCTGCAGAGCAAACTCCAAGccatggaggaaaaatacaaaGCTCTGCAGGTGAAGCATGACAAAACTCTGCGCAAAAgtcaacagttgcttcaagacaAGAAGCAAATGGAgatgaaacagaaagaaatggacTCCAAGCTTgacgagatggaggaaaaacacagattGCTTCAAGTCAGGCTTGATAAAAAGTGCACAGAAATAAAGAGTTCGTTCAAGAGAGAGAGCAACAAGGAATGCTCGAGAAAGAAACGGACCGCAAATTTGAAGTCTTGgaggaaaaatgcaaaatgctccAAA ACTCTTGaggaaacactgctcaaaaataaAGAGTTGCTTCACGAGAAAgaccaacagaaaatacaaaaggaaGAAATGGATTGCAAGCTGAGGAACAtcgagaaacaaaatgaaggctTGCAAGTAATACTCGATGAAGCTCtggagaaaaataaagagaTCCTCCAAGACAAGAAACAAGAGCCCGTAGAGCAGAGAGACCTGCAGAGCAAACTCCAAGccatggaggaaaaatacaaaGCTCTGCAGGTGAAGCATGACAAAACTCTGCACAAAAgtcaacagttgcttcaagacaAGAAGCAAATGGAAATGAAACAGAAGGAAATGGACTCCAAGCTTgacgagatggaggaaaaacacagattGCTCCAAATCAGGCTTGATAAAAAAGTGCACGGAAATAAAGAGGTGCTTCAAGAAAAAgaccaacagaaaatacaacaggaagaagaaaaacttaATCTCCAGAAGAAAAATCAAGCACTCCAAGAATTGTATAACGAAACGAAGTACAAAACAACTGTActggaaggagaaaagaaacaactggaaaaacAATGCTCAGCGATGCAGAGTAGCATCAATGAGATGCTGAGAAAAAATAGCGAACTTGAGGAACTTTCTAAGATCTTGAAgtacaaaaacactgaaatccaGGTGCAAaagcaagaacaacagaaaacacataaaGACCTGCAGTGTAGACTTCAAGAAATCCAGAAGAGAAACCAGCAGCTGGAAGACATGCACACAGATGTGCACAAGGCAAAGGGAATAGAGGAGGCAACAGTTAAAGAACTGAAAGACaagcttaaagaaaaacaagaacaattAGAAGACATGGTGAAAAGATGCAGCAAACttgagaaagaaaacacagaaacaatggATGAGCTGAAAACCCTCATCATTGAGAAGAAAGTGCTCATGGAAGAGtatctgaaaaagaagaaaaaacgctTCCACTGGTTCTGGAGGAGGAACACTGCTGCTTCTCACCTGATGTAA
- the LOC112842384 gene encoding spindle and centriole-associated protein 1 — translation LDGSPVASLSGDQSSLGLLQAMLGQVELDLVALSPDTAATSAQSPKKHRTQSLTGFSVALVSTLGRLVHILKKREDEAQKEAQEKRKLEEELKEQQRLIDALTAETMTLREEATALQAGLQQRTAELERKLDTVVLAMGGLGLLSEHSGQTPHSEVKVAGCQSATGAERVPVSSAVLLSPPQQRDHFQHVPATYPAPPHQQLPAVDLLHSYGDLRAHSSDSSLNSLPLVQLPSASSLSLTPDPLRSQRSPGTVLAEIAQLSRETDLIRAQLSQAKGLGSGVRESLDSGNERRGLSCSSTGRVTPQSAAESRMSGSSCKERCSQHVWTPEEQQLTQQATSLNTFSANSVEQRLLELNRQSAAARGRLLEIIEQQKQSVSARVSPSVSPIPASAFSPNPESTERLEASELLPERELRSHSGGGEGERSTLNRHKVMMSGRRTD, via the exons ttggACGGCTCCCCTGTTGCCTCTCTCAGCGGGGATCAGTCCAGTCTGGGCCTGCTGCAGGCCATGTTGGGTCAGGTGGAGCTGGATTTGGTTGCACTGAGCCCTGATACAGCAGCAACATCTGCACAGAGTCCCAAAAAGCACAGGACACAAAGTCTCACTGGATTTTCTGTGGCCTTGGTCTCTACACTGGGACGTTTGGTGCACATCCTTAAAAAG AGGGAAGATGAAGCTCAGAAGGAGGCACAGGAGAAGAGAAAACTGGAGGAGGAGCTGAAAGAGCAGCAGAGGCTCATTGATGCTCTCACTGCTGAAACCATGACTCTGAGAGAGGAGGCTACAGCCCTGCAG GCAGGGTTACAGCAGCGGACGGCAGAGCTGGAGCGGAAGTtggacacagtggtgttggCGATGGGAGGGCTCGGACTGCTGAGTGAACACAGTGGCCAAACCCCACACTCTGAGGTTAAAGTTGCAG gCTGTCAGTCTGCGACGGGTGCTGAGCGAGTACCTGTTTCCTctgctgtcctcctctcaccaCCTCAACAGCGGGACCACTTTCAGCATGTTCCTG CAACTTATCCTGCGCCACCGCACCAGCAGCTTCCTGCTGTCGATCTCCTGCACTCCTATGGGGACCTCCGCGCTCACAGCTCAGACTCTAGTCTCAACAGTCTGCCCCTAGTTCAGCTTCCCTCTGCTTCCTCGCTATCGCTGACCCCTGACCCTCTTCGCTCACAGAGGTCTCCGGGCACAGTGCTAGCTGAGATTGCTCAGCTGAGCAGAGAGACCGATCTTATCAGGGCTCAACTCAGCCAGGCAAAGGGCCTCGGGTCAGGGGTCAGAGAATCGCTCGACAGTGGCAATGAGAGAAGAGGgttgagctgcagcagcaccgGGAGAGTAACACCTCAGAGCGCTGCAGAGAGCAGGATGTCTGGGTCCAGCTGTAAAGAGAGGTGTAGCCAGCATGTGTGGACTCCTGAAGAACAACAGCTGACTCAACAG gCAACATCACTCAACACTTTCAGTGCAAACAGTGTGGAGCAACGCCTCCTGGAGCTGAACAGGCAGAGCGCTGCAGCCCGAGGTCGACTACTGGAAATAATCGAGCAACAGAAGCAAAGTGTTTCAGCCAGAGTCTCACCCTCTGTCTCCCCGATCCCAGCTTCTGCCTTCAGCCCGAATCCAGAATCCA CGGAACGCCTGGAGGCATCAGAGCTGCTGCCTGAGCGGGAGCTCCGGTCACACAGTGGTGGCGGTGAGGGTGAGAGGAG CACCTTAAACAGACACAAGGTGATGATGTCAGGAAGAAGAACTGACTGA
- the LOC109194876 gene encoding uncharacterized protein LOC109194876, with translation MEDQDIAAAEQNNDSTGGESENTSETPPINERVAPDLTLVLIGDPASTEIGPKNIFLDHDEQTNVEQFSSNLYNLCGRHVCVINMLGLQTKEIPLNQGVHAFVLLLPNTLHSSQYSSGVEWLEKVFGRGALSYLITVVTHEPGETCESALKELKTNTEFNEKRFHTCNRSMMDENQVANLLEKINIMVSENDPQSYTGLVCAENRQQEGHLEDKSHEEERKDSDLKTNKRGTKDEDVSVNGKKESLKVSEVKKKSCQRQTEMLFGRLRLQDQLQYTFPPGEFLQICPPVKQHHVTSEKDLAHTFLHRLVIHNGDRVSSVDFQKNNKNLEVSKSQLMNTLINDRHNTFFHRNCPGSTKSQYLMDGVAEIACATY, from the exons ATGGAGGATCAAGATATTGCAGCGGCAGAGCAAAACAATGACAGCACAGGAGGAGAGTCTGAAAACACGTCTGAAACTCCTCCCATCAATGAGAGAG tggCTCCTGATCTCACACTTGTACTGATTGGTGACCCAGCTTCCACTGAGATCGGACCAAAGAACATTTTCCTTGACCATGACGAGCAAACAAATGTGGAACAGTTTTCATCCAATCTGTATAATCTGTGTGGTCGACACGTCTGTGTCATTAACATGCTGGGTCTACAAACAAAGGAAATCCCTTTAAATCAGGGAGTTCATGCCTTTGTCTTACTATTACCCAACACTCTGCATAGCAGCCAGTACAGCTCAGGAGTGGAGTGGTTAGAGAAAGTTTTTGGCAGAGGAGCactttcttatttaatcacagTGGTGACTCATGAACCAGGTGAAACATGTGAAAGTGCATTAAAAGAGCTGAAAACTAACACAGAGTTCAATGAAAAAAGGTTCCACACATGTAACAGAAGTATGATGGATGAAAATCAGGTAGCAAATTtgttagaaaaaataaacatcatgGTCTCTGAAAATGATCCACAAAGCTACACTGGACTGGTGTGTGCTGAAAACAGACAACAGGAAGGACACCTGGAGGACAAATCCCACgaagaagaaaggaaagactcagatttaaagacaaataaaagag GAACCAAAGATGAAGACGTGAGTGTAAATGGAAAGAAGGAG TCACTGAAGGTTTCTGAAGTCAAAAAGAAGTCATGTCAGAGACAAACTGAGATGCTTTTTGGAAGACTTCGCCTTCAAGATCAACTTCAATATACATTTCCACcaggagagtttcttcaaataTGTCCACCTGTGAAACAGCATCATGTCACATCTGAGAAAGATTTAGCTCACACTTTTCTTCACAGACTGGTGAT TCACAACGGAGATCGAGTGTCCTCTGTGGACTttcagaaaaataacaaaaacctgGAAG TGTCTAAATCTCAGCTGATGAACACTTTGATCAACGACCGTCACAACACCTTCTTCCATAGAAACTGTCCAGGAAGCACCAAGTCTCAATATCTGATGGATGGTGTGGCAGAGATCGCCTG CGCGACATACTGA